A single genomic interval of Deltaproteobacteria bacterium harbors:
- a CDS encoding acyl-CoA dehydrogenase, translated as MMRQLPGLADIPDDFGYTDEVDLVRKSAQRLMAERCPMHVVRALDRDERGWDRSLWDEMAALGWLGLALPEACGGAALGTVALATALEQTGRACLPGPLFSSSLAALALVDAGAVDACAPLATGSRIATLGLTEPDASWHPEDTRATAEKSGPDYVLNGVKTHVMWAADADLLVAPFHVGDDIRVFAIDLPHERVAIEPEVCVDRTRRTARVVFDDARVGPAALLPGGTLAAWRRTLTRGRALLAAEMVGAAEALLVMTRDYANERIQFGRPIGSFQAVKHPIVNVMLAVEAARSHAYAAAAAIDVDVDAAEVPSRMAKAAATDALTFAADRAIQLHGGFGFTYDCDAHFYFKRGLWAAATLGDAAHHRRELASELFGD; from the coding sequence ATGATGAGGCAACTTCCTGGACTGGCCGACATCCCCGACGACTTTGGCTACACGGACGAGGTGGATCTCGTGCGCAAGTCGGCGCAGCGGCTGATGGCCGAGCGTTGTCCGATGCACGTCGTACGCGCGCTCGACCGCGACGAGCGCGGCTGGGATCGCAGCCTGTGGGACGAGATGGCCGCCCTCGGCTGGCTCGGGCTGGCGCTGCCCGAGGCGTGCGGCGGGGCGGCGCTCGGCACCGTCGCGCTCGCGACCGCGCTCGAACAGACGGGCCGCGCGTGCCTGCCCGGCCCGCTGTTTTCGTCGTCGCTGGCGGCGCTGGCGCTCGTCGACGCCGGCGCAGTGGATGCGTGCGCACCGCTGGCGACCGGCTCGCGGATCGCGACGCTCGGTCTCACCGAGCCGGACGCATCCTGGCACCCCGAAGATACGCGCGCCACCGCGGAGAAGTCCGGGCCGGACTACGTGCTCAACGGCGTCAAGACGCACGTGATGTGGGCGGCGGACGCCGACCTGCTGGTCGCGCCGTTTCACGTCGGCGACGACATCCGCGTATTCGCGATCGACCTGCCGCACGAGCGCGTCGCGATCGAACCCGAGGTGTGCGTCGACCGGACGCGGCGCACGGCCCGGGTCGTGTTCGACGACGCGCGGGTCGGGCCGGCGGCGCTGTTGCCCGGGGGCACCCTGGCGGCGTGGCGGCGGACGCTCACGCGCGGCCGCGCACTGCTCGCGGCCGAAATGGTCGGCGCGGCCGAGGCGCTGCTCGTCATGACCCGCGACTACGCCAACGAACGCATCCAGTTCGGCCGCCCGATCGGCTCGTTCCAGGCGGTCAAGCACCCGATCGTCAACGTGATGCTCGCGGTCGAGGCCGCCCGCAGCCACGCCTACGCCGCCGCGGCCGCGATCGACGTCGACGTGGACGCGGCCGAGGTTCCGTCGCGCATGGCGAAGGCGGCGGCGACCGACGCGCTCACGTTCGCCGCGGACCGCGCGATCCAACTGCACGGCGGCTTCGGCTTCACCTACGACTGCGACGCGCACTTCTACTTCAAGCGCGGCCTGTGGGCGGCCGCGACGTTGGGCGACGCGGCACATCACCGCCGCGAGCTGGCCTCGGAACTGTTCGGCGACTGA
- a CDS encoding flap endonuclease: MKVHLIDGTFELFRAHYGAPSARSPDGREVGATRGLLRSLAALLREPDCTDIAVAFDRVIESFRNELFTGYKTGDGIDPDLLAQFPLAERAAAALGVVVWPMVEFEADDALATAAARWADAPDVDTVLICSPDKDLAQCVRGDRVVTFDRIRRRLVDEAAVVAKFGVGPASIPDWLALVGDKADGIPGIPRWGAKSAAAVLARYRHIDAIPDDPAAWDVQVRGAGALAASLRAHRDEAALYRTLATLRTDVPLSESLADLRWRGAHRDAIAAICAELGETALLDRIDTWR, encoded by the coding sequence GTGAAGGTCCACCTCATCGACGGGACGTTCGAGCTGTTTCGCGCGCACTACGGCGCCCCGTCGGCCCGCTCGCCAGACGGCCGCGAGGTCGGCGCGACGCGCGGGCTGCTGCGATCTCTGGCGGCGCTGTTGCGCGAGCCGGACTGCACCGACATCGCGGTCGCGTTCGATCGCGTGATCGAGTCGTTTCGCAACGAGCTGTTTACCGGCTACAAGACCGGCGACGGCATCGACCCGGACTTGCTCGCCCAGTTTCCGCTCGCCGAACGCGCCGCGGCGGCGCTCGGCGTCGTCGTGTGGCCGATGGTCGAGTTCGAGGCGGACGACGCCCTCGCCACCGCCGCCGCGCGGTGGGCCGACGCGCCGGACGTCGACACCGTACTGATCTGTTCGCCCGACAAGGACCTCGCCCAGTGCGTGCGCGGCGACCGCGTGGTCACCTTCGACCGCATTCGCCGCCGCCTCGTCGACGAGGCCGCGGTCGTGGCGAAGTTCGGCGTCGGCCCGGCGTCGATTCCCGACTGGCTCGCGCTCGTCGGCGACAAAGCCGACGGCATCCCGGGCATCCCGCGGTGGGGCGCCAAATCGGCTGCCGCCGTGCTCGCGCGCTACCGCCACATCGACGCCATCCCCGACGACCCCGCGGCGTGGGACGTGCAGGTCCGCGGCGCCGGCGCACTCGCCGCCAGCCTGCGCGCCCACCGGGACGAGGCGGCGCTGTACCGCACGCTCGCGACGCTGCGCACCGACGTGCCGCTGTCCGAATCCCTCGCCGACTTGCGCTGGCGAGGCGCGCATCGCGACGCGATCGCCGCGATATGCGCCGAACTCGGCGAGACGGCGCTGCTCGACCGGATCGACACATGGCGGTGA
- a CDS encoding acyl-CoA dehydrogenase encodes MTEALAAFRAEVRNWIAANKPPKPPFKLPQSFLEVESDEQFRYLRDWQRKVYDAGYLGWDVPQEYGGRGVDRDRHAIVMQELMRADAPFLVNTIGLQWAGPTILTYGTEAQKKKYLPGILSADEIWCQGFSEPEYGSDLAGLQTRAVATADGWKVTGHKVWTTLAHVAKWMILLARTDPDAPKYEGLSYFLFPMDAPGVTVEPLIKMTGEGGFNQVIFDEAPMPKDALLGELGQGWKIALTTLMFERGAADTANRERAEQDRKLLARVVDLARRRERDGEPVADDPVFRDRIAQLWIEVEALRLGTLRARVPGLVADRPMALPFSHKLVYSEWMQRLGRLATDILGPDAPLWLGDPNAPDGAEWPRMYMNSYGFTIGGGTSEIQRNILGERILGLPKSK; translated from the coding sequence ATGACCGAAGCACTCGCCGCATTTCGAGCGGAGGTCCGCAACTGGATCGCCGCCAACAAACCCCCAAAGCCGCCGTTCAAATTGCCGCAGAGCTTTCTGGAGGTGGAATCGGACGAGCAGTTCCGCTACCTGCGCGACTGGCAGCGCAAAGTGTACGACGCCGGCTACCTGGGCTGGGACGTTCCACAAGAGTACGGTGGCCGCGGCGTCGACCGCGACCGCCACGCGATCGTCATGCAGGAGCTGATGCGCGCGGACGCGCCGTTTCTCGTCAACACGATCGGCTTGCAGTGGGCCGGACCGACGATCTTGACGTACGGCACCGAGGCGCAAAAGAAAAAGTACTTGCCCGGCATCCTGTCGGCGGACGAGATCTGGTGCCAGGGGTTTTCCGAACCGGAGTACGGCTCTGACCTGGCCGGGCTGCAGACGCGCGCGGTCGCCACCGCCGACGGCTGGAAGGTGACCGGCCACAAGGTGTGGACCACCCTCGCCCACGTCGCCAAGTGGATGATCCTGCTCGCCCGCACCGATCCCGACGCGCCGAAGTACGAGGGCCTGTCCTACTTTCTGTTCCCGATGGACGCGCCGGGCGTGACCGTCGAGCCGCTGATCAAGATGACCGGCGAGGGCGGCTTCAACCAGGTGATCTTCGACGAGGCGCCGATGCCGAAGGACGCCCTGCTCGGCGAACTCGGGCAGGGCTGGAAGATCGCGCTCACGACCCTGATGTTCGAGCGCGGCGCCGCCGACACCGCCAACCGCGAGCGCGCCGAGCAAGATCGCAAGCTGCTCGCCCGCGTGGTCGACTTGGCTCGCCGCCGCGAGCGCGACGGCGAACCGGTCGCGGACGACCCGGTGTTTCGCGATCGCATCGCCCAGTTGTGGATCGAAGTCGAGGCGCTGCGCCTCGGCACGCTGCGCGCGCGCGTGCCCGGGCTCGTCGCCGACCGGCCGATGGCCCTGCCGTTTTCGCACAAGCTGGTCTACTCCGAGTGGATGCAGCGGCTCGGCCGGCTGGCGACCGACATCCTCGGGCCGGACGCGCCGTTGTGGCTCGGCGATCCGAACGCGCCCGACGGCGCCGAGTGGCCGCGCATGTACATGAACTCGTACGGGTTCACCATTGGCGGCGGCACCAGCGAGATCCAGCGCAACATCCTCGGCGAGCGCATCCTCGGCCTGCCGAAGAGCAAGTGA